A DNA window from Setaria viridis chromosome 2, Setaria_viridis_v4.0, whole genome shotgun sequence contains the following coding sequences:
- the LOC117842419 gene encoding probable E3 ubiquitin-protein ligase BAH1-like 1 isoform X2: MKFAKKYATYMKGMEAELPAVGLKRLKKMLKKCRSHDGAAAGSPAAADRCPGHCSVCDGSFFPSLLNEMSAVVGCFNAKAKKLLELHLASGFKKYAMWFTSKGDESHGKLIQQGKDLVTYAIINAVAMRKILKKYDKDTVFDPVSLSCGHIFCYLCCCSAASVTIVDGLKSANHKSKCPLCRQQGVFPDAVHLDELNMLLSHSCPEYWEKRTQSERVERVRLAKEHWESQCRAFLGI; encoded by the exons ATGAAGTTTGCCAAGAAGTATGCGACGTACATGAAGGGGATGGAGGCGGAGCTCCCCGCCGTGGGGCTCAAGCGCCTCAAGAAGATGCTCAAGAAATGCCGCTCCCACGACGGTGCCGCCGCtggctcccccgccgccgccgaccgctgCCCCGGGCATTGCTCTG TGTGCGATGGGAGTTTCTTTCCATCTCTTCTGAATGAGATGTCGGCTGTTGTCGGTTGCTTCAACGCAAAGGCCAAGAAGCTGCTGGAATTGCACCTGGCGTCAGGCTTCAAGAAATACGCCATGTGGTTCACCAGCAAGGGTGACGAGAGCCATGGGAAATTGATACAGCAAGGCAAAGACTTGGTTACGTATGCAATTATAAATGCCGTGGCCATGAGGAAGATTTTGAAGAAGTATGACAAG GACACAGTGTTCGATCCAGTCTCTCTTTCTTGTGGTCACATATTTTGCTACTTGTGCTGCTGTTCTGCTGCATCTGTGACCATTGTTGACGGGCTAAAGTCCGCAAATCACAAATCAAAATGTCCCCTATGCCGACAG CAAGGGGTCTTTCCTGATGCTGTGCACCTGGATGAACTCAATATGCTACTGAGCCATAG TTGTCCAGAGTACTGGGAGAAGAGGACGCAATCAGAGCGAGTTGAGCGTGTTCGCCTGGCTAAGGAGCATTGGGAGTCACAGTGCAGAGCATTCTTGGGCATCTAG
- the LOC117842419 gene encoding probable E3 ubiquitin-protein ligase BAH1-like 1 isoform X1, protein MKFAKKYATYMKGMEAELPAVGLKRLKKMLKKCRSHDGAAAGSPAAADRCPGHCSVCDGSFFPSLLNEMSAVVGCFNAKAKKLLELHLASGFKKYAMWFTSKGDESHGKLIQQGKDLVTYAIINAVAMRKILKKYDKIHYSKQGQEFKAQAQSLHIEILQSPWLCELMAFYMNLRRSKKNKAAIELFSDCSLIFDDDRPTLSCNLFDSMHVDISLTCSICLDTVFDPVSLSCGHIFCYLCCCSAASVTIVDGLKSANHKSKCPLCRQQGVFPDAVHLDELNMLLSHSCPEYWEKRTQSERVERVRLAKEHWESQCRAFLGI, encoded by the exons ATGAAGTTTGCCAAGAAGTATGCGACGTACATGAAGGGGATGGAGGCGGAGCTCCCCGCCGTGGGGCTCAAGCGCCTCAAGAAGATGCTCAAGAAATGCCGCTCCCACGACGGTGCCGCCGCtggctcccccgccgccgccgaccgctgCCCCGGGCATTGCTCTG TGTGCGATGGGAGTTTCTTTCCATCTCTTCTGAATGAGATGTCGGCTGTTGTCGGTTGCTTCAACGCAAAGGCCAAGAAGCTGCTGGAATTGCACCTGGCGTCAGGCTTCAAGAAATACGCCATGTGGTTCACCAGCAAGGGTGACGAGAGCCATGGGAAATTGATACAGCAAGGCAAAGACTTGGTTACGTATGCAATTATAAATGCCGTGGCCATGAGGAAGATTTTGAAGAAGTATGACAAG ATACATTACTCAAAGCAAGGGCAAGAATTCAAAGCTCAAGCTCAGAGTCTGCACATTGAGATACTTCAATCCCCATGGCTCTGTGAGCTGATGGCATTCTACATGAACTTGAGAAGGAGCAAGAAGAACAAGGCTGCAATTGAGCTCTTCAGTGACTGTTCCCTCATATTCGATGATGACAGACCAACGCTCTCATGCAATCTCTTTGACTCTATGCATGTTGACATTAGCTTGACATGTTCCATTTGCTTG GACACAGTGTTCGATCCAGTCTCTCTTTCTTGTGGTCACATATTTTGCTACTTGTGCTGCTGTTCTGCTGCATCTGTGACCATTGTTGACGGGCTAAAGTCCGCAAATCACAAATCAAAATGTCCCCTATGCCGACAG CAAGGGGTCTTTCCTGATGCTGTGCACCTGGATGAACTCAATATGCTACTGAGCCATAG TTGTCCAGAGTACTGGGAGAAGAGGACGCAATCAGAGCGAGTTGAGCGTGTTCGCCTGGCTAAGGAGCATTGGGAGTCACAGTGCAGAGCATTCTTGGGCATCTAG